One part of the Caproiciproducens sp. CPB-2 genome encodes these proteins:
- a CDS encoding O-antigen polysaccharide polymerase Wzy family protein, protein MLKIKTSDFLRDTILFGITILLMFAANLMTVFGRAEAAVDVLFFAVIMMNVAIISSLIVNIRRDFALLIFVGAYNILLLGRVYTSWFGYHHKLLMLLEADDFPKLFQSLQIVALSLFCVYAVYRAMGPFFYRRESAIQTKGIHAVTRNDLNPIIRQISAVVLYISSVPFFYILFTSGLAVLRDGYLSSYTNTASVPSAVSRLSMFFVPAFAVFLATLPGKNQMKLPLAVYGAYMLASLLTGRRNTIVTEALMLIAYFVLRDSMLEKEKRVLKKRTVAYGGVFGIAAMYLLQLLALIRAGLDTDRGLGEMLVSFIDSQGASFRVVVQTVNYIDLFNPSTAYWYLFYPFELFVHNNIVTKTLFGLTPIIEVQNTEFVRTTHNFGHALTFMVDPDRYLSGGGFGTSYVAEAYVAYGILGVVLVSAMIGIIFRFFSSLLTRSWVTIAFGLLALKNFVYIPRNFAFLWVTEVFNITYICFFVGIYLAALLIAKGTHARSLSHARGGWLTWEEQP, encoded by the coding sequence ATGCTAAAAATAAAAACATCCGATTTTCTGAGAGATACCATCCTTTTTGGAATTACGATATTGCTGATGTTCGCCGCCAATCTGATGACCGTTTTCGGCAGGGCGGAAGCGGCGGTCGATGTCCTGTTTTTTGCAGTCATCATGATGAATGTTGCAATTATCAGCAGCCTGATTGTCAATATCAGGCGCGATTTTGCGTTATTGATCTTTGTGGGGGCCTACAACATCCTCCTTTTGGGGCGTGTGTATACTTCTTGGTTCGGTTATCACCATAAGCTGCTGATGCTTTTGGAGGCGGATGATTTTCCGAAGCTGTTTCAGTCCCTCCAGATTGTCGCGCTGTCGCTTTTTTGTGTTTACGCGGTTTACCGTGCCATGGGACCGTTTTTTTACCGCAGGGAATCTGCGATACAGACAAAAGGAATCCACGCCGTCACCCGGAACGACCTGAATCCCATTATCCGTCAGATCAGCGCGGTTGTACTGTATATCAGTTCCGTTCCGTTTTTCTATATCCTGTTCACTTCGGGTCTGGCGGTTCTGAGAGATGGGTATCTCAGCTCTTACACCAATACGGCCAGTGTTCCTTCCGCCGTCAGCCGCCTTTCCATGTTTTTTGTCCCGGCGTTTGCGGTTTTTCTCGCCACTCTGCCCGGCAAAAATCAGATGAAGCTGCCGCTTGCCGTCTACGGGGCCTACATGCTCGCGTCCCTTCTGACGGGACGGAGAAATACGATTGTAACGGAAGCGCTGATGCTGATCGCCTATTTTGTCCTGCGGGACTCTATGCTGGAAAAAGAGAAAAGGGTTCTGAAAAAAAGAACGGTTGCCTACGGGGGCGTGTTCGGAATTGCCGCCATGTACCTGCTTCAGCTTCTGGCGCTGATCCGCGCGGGCCTGGACACGGACAGGGGACTGGGAGAAATGCTCGTCAGCTTTATCGATTCCCAGGGGGCGAGCTTTCGCGTCGTTGTCCAGACGGTCAACTATATCGATCTGTTCAATCCTTCCACAGCCTACTGGTATTTATTCTATCCGTTTGAACTGTTCGTCCATAATAATATTGTTACGAAAACCCTGTTCGGCCTGACCCCGATCATCGAAGTGCAGAACACGGAATTTGTCCGCACCACCCATAATTTCGGACATGCCCTGACCTTTATGGTCGATCCGGACCGTTACCTGAGCGGGGGCGGTTTCGGCACCTCCTATGTGGCCGAGGCCTATGTCGCCTACGGCATTTTAGGGGTCGTCCTGGTCAGCGCGATGATTGGTATCATCTTCCGCTTTTTCTCTTCTTTGCTGACCCGTTCCTGGGTGACCATTGCCTTCGGGCTGCTCGCTCTGAAAAACTTTGTATATATTCCGCGCAACTTTGCGTTTCTGTGGGTTACCGAGGTTTTTAACATCACCTATATCTGCTTCTTTGTGGGGATATACCTTGCGGCGCTGCTGATTGCGAAAGGAACGCACGCGCGCTCGCTTTCCCATGCCCGGGGCGGATGGTTGACATGGGAGGAACAGCCATGA
- a CDS encoding Rqc2 family fibronectin-binding protein gives MALDGAFLHHIKKEIEESAIGARVDKIYQPNREEMVLSLRTYRETLKLLMSARANSARIHFTRSVPENPKVPPMLCMLLRKRLAGARLAAVRQPGLERMLCLDFDAVSELGDEIRLTLVMEIMGRYSNIIFVDEAGKIIDALKRVDAEMSSERLVLPGLTYQLPPPQDKLCLLTDSVPDIIEKIQRVPSDTELSKAILNTLQGVSPIVCRELEHLTGRGDDISTKSMSAQQWERLAFFLGRMADTVKNVDGKPHMVVSPVQKPMDFSFMNIEQYGLTAVVKPYCDFSTLLDAFYDERDRIDRMRVRSQDLLRVLTTTSDRLSRKMNLQRAELAHCAERDDLRICGDLINANLYNIPKGSAMVELQNFYEESMPLVKVKLNPALSASQNAQKYYKEYRKARTAEEMLTAQLQQAQQELSYIDTVFEELSRAATERDLSEIRAELIEQGYIRAPKGRQKQPAAMGPIEFVSSDGFPILVGRNNRQNDHLTMKQANNNDLWLHTKNIPGSHTILSTQGRAVTETAIYEAAMLAAFHSRGKDSSKVPVDYTEVRNVSKPQGAKPGMVIYVNYKTVYVTPDAAFTDSRKAN, from the coding sequence ATGGCTCTTGACGGAGCATTTTTACATCATATCAAAAAAGAAATAGAGGAAAGCGCAATCGGCGCAAGGGTGGATAAGATCTACCAGCCGAACAGAGAGGAAATGGTTCTTTCCCTGCGCACGTACAGGGAAACCCTGAAGCTGCTGATGTCCGCAAGGGCCAACAGCGCCAGGATCCATTTTACGCGCTCTGTCCCGGAAAATCCGAAGGTCCCGCCGATGCTCTGCATGCTGCTGCGCAAAAGGCTGGCCGGGGCGCGCCTTGCCGCAGTGCGTCAGCCCGGGCTGGAGCGGATGCTCTGCCTGGATTTCGACGCGGTCAGCGAACTGGGCGACGAAATCCGCCTGACGCTGGTCATGGAGATCATGGGGCGCTACAGCAATATTATTTTTGTCGACGAAGCGGGAAAAATCATCGATGCCCTCAAACGGGTGGACGCGGAAATGTCTTCCGAGCGCCTGGTGCTGCCGGGGCTGACGTATCAGCTGCCGCCGCCGCAGGACAAGCTGTGCCTTTTAACGGACTCCGTTCCTGACATAATCGAAAAAATTCAGCGGGTCCCCTCGGATACGGAGCTTTCAAAAGCCATTTTAAATACGCTGCAGGGAGTTTCCCCGATCGTCTGCCGCGAGCTGGAACATCTGACCGGCCGTGGGGACGATATCAGCACGAAATCGATGTCTGCCCAGCAGTGGGAACGGCTTGCTTTCTTTTTGGGCAGAATGGCGGATACGGTCAAAAATGTGGACGGAAAGCCGCACATGGTGGTAAGCCCCGTCCAGAAGCCGATGGACTTCTCTTTTATGAATATTGAGCAGTACGGTCTGACCGCGGTTGTGAAACCGTACTGCGATTTTTCCACCCTTCTGGACGCGTTTTACGACGAGCGCGACCGGATTGACCGTATGCGGGTGCGTTCGCAGGATTTGCTGCGCGTTCTGACCACCACCTCCGACCGCCTCAGCCGGAAGATGAACCTGCAGCGGGCGGAGCTTGCGCACTGCGCGGAGCGAGACGACCTGAGGATCTGCGGCGACCTGATCAACGCCAATCTGTACAATATCCCGAAAGGTTCGGCGATGGTTGAACTGCAGAATTTTTATGAGGAGTCGATGCCTCTGGTCAAGGTCAAGCTGAATCCCGCACTTTCCGCTTCCCAGAACGCGCAGAAATATTATAAGGAATACCGCAAAGCGCGTACCGCCGAGGAGATGCTGACCGCTCAGCTTCAGCAGGCTCAGCAGGAACTCAGCTATATCGACACCGTATTTGAGGAGCTCAGCCGGGCGGCGACGGAGCGCGACCTTTCCGAAATCCGCGCCGAACTGATCGAACAGGGCTATATCCGCGCGCCGAAGGGCCGCCAGAAGCAGCCTGCGGCCATGGGGCCCATCGAATTTGTTTCCTCGGACGGCTTTCCCATTCTGGTGGGGCGCAATAACCGTCAGAACGACCACCTGACGATGAAGCAGGCCAATAACAACGACCTCTGGCTCCATACGAAAAACATTCCCGGCTCCCACACCATCCTTTCGACGCAGGGGCGCGCTGTGACGGAAACCGCGATTTACGAAGCGGCCATGCTGGCGGCTTTCCACAGCAGGGGAAAGGACTCCTCCAAGGTTCCCGTGGATTATACGGAGGTGCGCAATGTCAGCAAGCCTCAGGGCGCAAAACCCGGCATGGTTATTTATGTAAACTATAAAACCGTTTACGTTACCCCGGATGCTGCATTTACAGACAGCCGCAAAGCAAATTAA
- a CDS encoding polysaccharide biosynthesis tyrosine autokinase, whose product MELFVSFSEILEYFKRSILKFIIVIAAFGIVFGLMPLKFVHNEYTCDTTMIISCEVPEDAQTDYRLQYTSILNSRVQTAIAIATGKDMISQTAEKLGIDEKEITSIGAVQVNTAPVVKLTAKTPNAAMADRIANTAAEVLGEKLTGAFPSPKLTAVIADPAIPAEPESNKSTMLKAGILGLVIGFIVYVCYGIIVVLTDRTIRNSRYVSEALNTALLGTVPKKGGGEKKEDSFRKLRAAAVHCAQGKTSFLVTDVCEHNGAASVAAGLAGALACSGKTTLLIDADLRENGIGKLLNVKPQHSLTDALNGACSAEEAVSQTSVKGLGLVSGTEASQNPADVLFSEKFTGLFRELSEKFDYVIIHTPSEVRYPEADNIARLAGSVIMVVKYGSTPYHEFKDSFHRLNASGGNPIGFVTTDI is encoded by the coding sequence ATGGAACTTTTCGTAAGCTTTTCAGAAATACTGGAATATTTTAAGAGGAGCATCCTGAAATTTATCATCGTCATCGCTGCCTTTGGAATTGTGTTTGGGCTGATGCCCCTCAAATTTGTCCACAATGAATATACCTGCGATACCACCATGATCATTTCCTGTGAGGTACCCGAGGACGCGCAGACGGACTACCGGCTGCAGTACACCAGCATTCTGAACAGCAGGGTGCAGACCGCCATCGCCATTGCGACGGGCAAAGATATGATTTCCCAGACCGCCGAAAAGCTTGGCATCGACGAGAAGGAAATCACTTCGATCGGCGCGGTTCAGGTCAATACGGCTCCGGTCGTCAAGCTGACCGCGAAAACCCCGAACGCCGCCATGGCGGACCGTATTGCCAACACAGCGGCCGAGGTGCTGGGGGAAAAGCTTACCGGCGCGTTCCCGTCCCCGAAGCTGACCGCGGTGATCGCCGACCCCGCGATTCCGGCGGAGCCGGAGTCCAATAAGTCCACGATGCTCAAGGCCGGTATCCTTGGCCTCGTCATCGGTTTTATCGTGTATGTATGCTACGGCATTATTGTCGTGCTGACGGACAGAACGATCCGCAACAGCCGCTATGTCAGCGAAGCGCTGAACACCGCGCTTCTGGGAACGGTGCCGAAGAAAGGCGGCGGCGAAAAGAAGGAAGACAGCTTCCGCAAGCTTCGTGCCGCGGCGGTTCACTGTGCACAGGGAAAGACCAGCTTCCTTGTCACTGATGTCTGCGAGCACAACGGCGCCGCCTCCGTGGCGGCCGGGCTGGCGGGCGCGCTGGCCTGTTCCGGAAAAACCACGCTTCTGATCGACGCGGATCTCCGTGAAAACGGGATCGGAAAGCTGCTGAATGTAAAACCGCAGCATTCCCTGACGGATGCCTTGAACGGAGCCTGTTCCGCAGAAGAGGCGGTTTCCCAGACTTCTGTCAAGGGCTTGGGCCTTGTTTCCGGCACGGAAGCATCCCAAAATCCCGCGGACGTGCTGTTTTCCGAAAAATTCACCGGGCTGTTCCGGGAGCTTTCCGAAAAGTTCGATTATGTGATTATTCATACGCCTTCCGAAGTGCGGTATCCGGAGGCGGATAATATCGCAAGGCTTGCCGGTTCTGTGATTATGGTCGTAAAATACGGTTCGACTCCGTATCATGAATTCAAGGATTCGTTCCACCGCCTGAACGCTTCCGGCGGCAATCCCATCGGCTTTGTTACCACCGACATCTGA
- a CDS encoding glycosyltransferase codes for MKLLLLLTTSFPYDNGEEFLLNEVNYINGYDRVLICPCNLKPNSAVTKKLPDFISCVPLKTVPGGKSAYAGLMLRPFVRDELLSMMKSGTFTLQRAHEMLFFMKRAYEIDTALAQIPELASADEVTIYSYWLFDAAAAGALLAQELKRRGKRVKQISRAHRFDLYSEFAKMNYLPMREFLLDRIDRVLPCSASGAEYLQKRYPRYAEKIAPAFLGTADHGEKHGTRENGLHIVSCSFIAPVKRLHLIVQALEKADFPILWTHIGSGPLRGEVEGMASKLPDCVRTEWKGQMDNASIMDYYRSHDLSVFVNVSASEGIPVSIMEICSFGVPVIATDVGGTREAVYDGENGYLLPSDFSPDELLSRLKKLKELPDEEYDRLCRNARGIWAEKFNAQKNYRDFYKEISQ; via the coding sequence ATGAAGCTGCTTTTGCTGCTTACCACCTCATTTCCATACGACAACGGGGAAGAGTTTTTGCTCAATGAGGTCAATTATATCAATGGATACGACCGGGTACTGATCTGTCCCTGCAACCTGAAACCGAATTCCGCCGTTACAAAGAAGCTGCCTGATTTTATCTCCTGTGTTCCGCTCAAAACGGTTCCGGGCGGTAAGTCGGCCTACGCCGGGCTGATGCTCAGGCCTTTTGTACGGGACGAGCTGCTCAGTATGATGAAGTCCGGGACATTTACCTTGCAAAGGGCGCATGAAATGCTTTTCTTTATGAAGCGCGCCTACGAGATTGATACGGCGCTGGCACAGATCCCGGAGCTTGCCTCTGCCGATGAAGTCACCATCTACAGCTACTGGCTTTTTGACGCCGCGGCCGCGGGGGCGCTGCTTGCGCAGGAGTTGAAACGGCGGGGAAAAAGGGTGAAACAGATTTCCCGCGCCCACCGCTTTGACCTTTACAGTGAGTTTGCAAAAATGAATTACCTTCCGATGAGGGAGTTTTTGCTGGACCGGATCGACCGGGTGCTGCCCTGTTCCGCTTCCGGCGCGGAGTACCTTCAAAAACGGTATCCCCGGTACGCGGAAAAAATAGCACCCGCTTTTCTGGGGACGGCCGACCACGGCGAAAAACACGGCACCAGAGAAAACGGTCTGCATATCGTATCCTGTTCTTTCATAGCCCCGGTCAAGCGTCTGCATCTGATCGTGCAGGCGCTGGAAAAAGCGGATTTCCCCATTTTGTGGACGCATATCGGTTCCGGGCCGCTGCGCGGGGAAGTCGAGGGGATGGCGTCGAAGCTGCCGGACTGTGTCCGTACGGAATGGAAGGGGCAGATGGACAACGCATCCATCATGGATTATTACCGTTCCCATGACCTTTCCGTCTTTGTCAATGTAAGTGCCAGCGAGGGGATCCCGGTTTCCATTATGGAAATCTGCTCCTTCGGCGTTCCCGTGATCGCCACGGATGTCGGCGGTACCCGGGAAGCGGTGTACGACGGGGAAAACGGCTATTTGCTCCCGTCGGATTTTTCGCCGGACGAGCTGCTGTCCCGGCTGAAGAAGCTGAAAGAGCTGCCGGATGAGGAGTATGACCGCCTGTGCCGGAATGCGCGCGGAATATGGGCCGAAAAATTCAACGCGCAGAAAAACTACCGGGACTTTTACAAGGAGATCAGTCAATGA
- a CDS encoding BofC C-terminal domain-containing protein, with protein sequence MASRSSSVNTYTVKEYEGHIGVFYNNESTPYQEIDVDVASLPQADQVLLKDGIRVTDVDRLNSIIEDYES encoded by the coding sequence ATGGCAAGCCGAAGCAGCAGCGTGAACACCTACACGGTAAAGGAGTATGAAGGGCATATCGGAGTCTTTTACAACAACGAGAGCACTCCCTATCAGGAGATCGACGTCGACGTCGCATCGCTGCCACAGGCGGATCAGGTGCTTTTAAAAGATGGAATCCGGGTCACGGACGTCGACCGCCTGAACAGTATCATTGAAGATTATGAAAGCTAA
- the udk gene encoding uridine kinase encodes MDCSPFVIGVAGGTGSGKTTLSTKLKQAIADDAIILSHDFYYRANSDIPFEQRVKMNYDHPNAFDTDLLIEDVKRLKSGRAIDHPVYSFVTYTRTGETVHMEPARVIIVEGILIFENKDLLDLMDMKLFVDTDADIRLLRRLTRDVKERGRSLDSFMSQYINTVKPMHEQFVEPSKKYADIIIPQGGENPVALHMLIDHIKALIRKTDQLAVTR; translated from the coding sequence ATGGATTGTTCACCCTTTGTAATCGGTGTTGCCGGCGGCACCGGTTCAGGAAAAACAACGCTTTCGACGAAGCTGAAACAGGCAATCGCCGACGACGCCATCATTTTATCCCATGATTTTTATTACCGCGCAAATTCTGATATTCCATTCGAACAGCGTGTCAAAATGAATTATGACCATCCTAACGCATTCGATACCGATTTACTGATTGAGGACGTAAAAAGACTCAAAAGCGGTCGGGCAATCGACCATCCGGTTTATTCTTTTGTCACCTACACCAGAACCGGCGAGACCGTACACATGGAGCCGGCGCGCGTGATTATTGTGGAAGGGATCCTGATTTTTGAAAACAAAGACCTCCTGGATTTAATGGATATGAAGCTTTTTGTGGACACGGACGCGGATATACGGCTTCTCCGCCGTCTGACCCGGGACGTGAAAGAACGCGGCCGCAGCCTGGATTCTTTTATGTCCCAGTACATAAATACGGTCAAGCCCATGCACGAGCAGTTTGTAGAACCCAGCAAGAAATACGCCGACATCATTATTCCCCAGGGCGGAGAAAACCCCGTCGCCCTGCATATGCTGATCGACCATATCAAGGCGCTGATCCGTAAAACGGATCAGCTTGCCGTTACCCGTTAA
- a CDS encoding transglycosylase domain-containing protein, with amino-acid sequence MRKTDINKYVGSRNGEKDGKARSVGRIVLKGLFTVFTILFITGIIVSVSLLSFVFSLSNESVDYDLHKLQLNYTSFIYVNGPNDDSSNPVQYQSLYSSENRVWVDYDKIPQSMKDAIIAIEDKRFKDHKGVDWIRTAGAVTTLFSKGSSYGGSTITQQLIKNITGDKDVSLTRKVKEIFRALNLEQKYTKEEILAAYLNVVPFGSGSNGVQAAANLYFGKNIQDCDIAECAAIAGITQNPTKYSPLVHPDQNKERQQTVLNEMHVQGMITDAEYNTAMTKSEHMTFVGKKTENVVDDVPIWNWYVDTLFEDVKSGLMEHYNCSSEKAVDMIYHDGLKIYAAMDTDLQNIAENTFKSDKLFGSNTKMQAGYLAMDYSGRVLATVGSRGEKKSNRLFSLSTDSKRQPGSTIKPLAVYGPAIESGKYNYSSLVNDNPLPNWFSDGSSGPKNWGPGNTSGKYWGPIPLEWALERSLNASAAQVGNAITPNVSFNFLKEKLGFTSLLPADNNRAPMAIGGLSEGVTVREMTAGFQIFANGGKYYQPYTFYHVDDHDGNVILDNRNQTSVQAISSTTSSIMHHLLNNVVTGAHGTGRGAAISGWEVFGKTGTTNDEKDSWFIGGTPYAVAGIWTGYLTPAHLTNTTYAASTWKNIMASYLKNKEKLTFTYDPNVVSARFCTVTGLLANPANDKDTQIGWYDKSHMPAICDGIHAGSASSVVSHPVESGTESGESAVSSGGESHENPDTSSEAPTSSTTPESHTSSARNSRPDKPSKPGRPQGDLAAAAD; translated from the coding sequence ATGAGAAAAACCGATATCAATAAATATGTCGGCTCCCGAAACGGAGAAAAAGACGGCAAAGCAAGGTCCGTTGGCCGGATTGTATTAAAGGGTCTTTTCACCGTTTTTACTATATTATTCATTACCGGCATCATTGTGTCTGTCTCGCTGCTTTCCTTTGTGTTCAGCCTGAGCAATGAATCCGTCGATTATGACCTGCATAAGCTGCAGTTGAATTATACGAGCTTCATCTATGTAAACGGACCCAACGACGACAGTTCCAATCCCGTTCAGTACCAGAGCCTGTACAGCAGTGAAAACCGGGTGTGGGTGGATTACGACAAAATACCGCAATCCATGAAAGACGCCATTATCGCGATTGAGGACAAGCGCTTCAAGGATCATAAGGGCGTCGACTGGATACGAACGGCCGGCGCGGTGACTACGCTGTTTTCCAAAGGGAGCAGCTACGGCGGTTCTACCATTACCCAGCAGCTGATTAAAAACATTACGGGGGACAAGGACGTAAGTCTTACCAGAAAGGTAAAGGAAATCTTCCGTGCCTTGAATCTGGAGCAAAAATATACCAAAGAGGAAATCCTCGCCGCTTATCTCAATGTTGTCCCCTTCGGCAGCGGCAGCAACGGCGTTCAGGCCGCGGCGAACCTTTATTTTGGCAAGAATATTCAGGACTGTGATATAGCGGAGTGCGCCGCGATTGCGGGCATCACGCAGAACCCGACGAAATATTCCCCGCTCGTCCATCCGGATCAGAACAAGGAACGCCAGCAGACGGTACTGAACGAGATGCACGTTCAGGGAATGATTACGGACGCGGAGTACAACACCGCGATGACAAAATCGGAACACATGACTTTTGTAGGGAAAAAGACCGAAAATGTCGTAGACGACGTTCCTATCTGGAACTGGTATGTGGATACCCTGTTTGAAGACGTCAAGAGCGGCCTGATGGAGCACTATAACTGCTCCAGCGAGAAGGCTGTGGATATGATTTACCATGACGGACTGAAGATTTACGCCGCAATGGATACCGATTTGCAGAACATTGCGGAAAATACGTTCAAATCGGACAAGCTCTTCGGAAGCAATACCAAGATGCAAGCGGGGTACCTTGCCATGGACTACTCCGGACGGGTGCTGGCCACGGTGGGTTCCAGAGGGGAGAAAAAGAGCAACCGCCTGTTCAGTCTGTCTACGGACTCCAAAAGACAGCCGGGTTCCACCATCAAGCCTTTAGCGGTCTACGGGCCGGCGATAGAATCCGGAAAATACAATTATTCTTCTTTAGTCAATGACAATCCGCTGCCGAACTGGTTCAGCGACGGCAGCTCCGGTCCGAAAAACTGGGGACCGGGGAACACAAGCGGAAAATACTGGGGCCCCATTCCTCTGGAATGGGCGCTGGAGCGTTCCCTCAACGCCAGTGCGGCGCAGGTCGGAAACGCCATTACGCCAAACGTCAGCTTTAATTTTCTGAAAGAAAAGCTGGGCTTTACCAGTCTGCTTCCCGCGGACAACAACCGCGCGCCTATGGCGATCGGCGGCCTGAGCGAAGGTGTCACCGTTCGCGAGATGACGGCCGGTTTCCAGATTTTCGCGAACGGCGGGAAATATTATCAGCCCTATACCTTTTATCATGTGGACGACCACGACGGCAATGTGATTCTGGACAACCGCAATCAGACTTCCGTTCAGGCAATCAGTTCCACCACCTCGTCCATCATGCATCATCTGCTCAACAATGTCGTGACGGGCGCCCACGGAACCGGGCGCGGCGCGGCGATCAGCGGGTGGGAGGTGTTCGGCAAAACGGGTACCACCAACGATGAAAAGGACAGCTGGTTCATCGGCGGAACGCCCTACGCGGTCGCCGGCATCTGGACAGGCTATCTGACGCCCGCGCATCTGACCAATACGACCTATGCCGCCTCTACATGGAAGAATATTATGGCGTCGTATCTGAAAAATAAAGAGAAATTGACCTTTACCTACGATCCCAACGTGGTTTCGGCCAGGTTCTGTACAGTGACCGGACTTTTGGCGAACCCGGCTAACGACAAGGATACCCAGATCGGCTGGTACGACAAGAGCCATATGCCGGCTATCTGTGACGGTATCCACGCCGGATCGGCCTCCTCCGTTGTTTCCCATCCCGTTGAGTCCGGTACGGAAAGCGGGGAGAGCGCCGTTTCAAGCGGCGGGGAGTCGCACGAAAATCCCGACACTTCCTCAGAAGCTCCGACGTCTTCCACAACGCCGGAGTCCCATACGTCGTCCGCAAGGAATTCCCGCCCGGATAAACCGTCGAAGCCGGGCCGTCCCCAAGGGGATTTGGCGGCTGCGGCCGACTGA
- a CDS encoding glycosyltransferase family 4 protein — MKLMYLTFQEDAPLYLGVKNKIEGQAGAFEKLGYQVTYSMWQGSTFQFFGAEPQKSGFDSAGGIMKQLTRIALEYVRKHSFDVLYLRLDRVSSDMLRICRAARENRVKTIVVEIPNYPYLGDYIRNIQYAKTLKNRAVTAAKVAVTVADDRLSGRRLKRYVDAVVLYGNRADSFFGVKAMNGDNGINIDGISPVPHCGDVGKDIVFLGVAGTLWWQGYDRVLEGMSEYKKKKPDGAPALKFVLVGGDATEMPGFRALVDRLGLTEDVTFCGFKKGRELSDIYKTVDVGVSSLGCYRRGLTACFSLKAREYCAAALPFLYAYDDAKIGEDTPFALRLPNDGTAVDMDAVIEFVRHCRRDPSIARKEREFAEKNYDWKTIMKQVLDFAGASMDID; from the coding sequence ATGAAACTGATGTATCTTACTTTTCAGGAGGATGCTCCGCTGTATCTGGGCGTGAAAAATAAAATCGAGGGCCAGGCCGGCGCGTTTGAGAAGCTGGGCTACCAGGTGACCTATTCCATGTGGCAGGGGAGCACGTTTCAGTTCTTCGGCGCCGAGCCGCAGAAAAGCGGCTTTGATTCCGCCGGCGGAATCATGAAGCAGCTTACGCGGATTGCCCTTGAGTATGTTCGAAAGCACAGCTTTGACGTCCTGTATCTGCGTCTTGACCGTGTCAGCTCCGACATGCTCAGAATCTGCAGGGCCGCGCGGGAAAACCGGGTAAAAACCATTGTGGTCGAAATCCCGAATTATCCTTATCTGGGGGACTATATCCGCAACATCCAATATGCCAAAACGCTCAAAAACCGTGCCGTGACCGCCGCAAAGGTGGCCGTAACGGTGGCGGACGACCGTCTGTCGGGCAGAAGGCTGAAACGGTATGTGGACGCGGTGGTGCTGTACGGAAACCGGGCGGACTCGTTTTTCGGAGTCAAAGCCATGAACGGGGACAACGGCATCAACATCGACGGGATATCGCCCGTCCCTCACTGCGGGGACGTCGGCAAGGACATCGTCTTTCTCGGGGTTGCCGGTACCCTGTGGTGGCAGGGCTACGACCGGGTCCTTGAAGGAATGAGCGAGTATAAAAAGAAAAAACCGGACGGCGCGCCCGCGCTGAAATTTGTGCTGGTCGGCGGCGACGCCACGGAGATGCCCGGATTCCGCGCGCTGGTGGACAGGCTTGGCCTGACTGAAGACGTGACGTTCTGCGGCTTTAAAAAGGGCAGGGAGCTTTCCGATATTTATAAAACGGTCGACGTGGGGGTATCCTCTCTCGGCTGTTACCGCAGAGGCCTGACCGCCTGCTTTTCCTTAAAAGCGCGCGAATACTGCGCCGCGGCGCTGCCCTTCCTGTATGCCTACGACGACGCGAAAATCGGAGAGGATACGCCGTTTGCGCTCAGGCTGCCGAACGACGGGACGGCGGTGGATATGGACGCCGTCATCGAATTTGTCCGGCATTGCCGCAGGGACCCGTCCATAGCGCGGAAGGAACGCGAATTCGCGGAGAAGAATTACGACTGGAAAACCATTATGAAGCAGGTCCTTGATTTTGCCGGAGCTTCAATGGATATAGATTGA